The Triticum dicoccoides isolate Atlit2015 ecotype Zavitan chromosome 6A, WEW_v2.0, whole genome shotgun sequence genome has a window encoding:
- the LOC119317561 gene encoding rop guanine nucleotide exchange factor 14-like, translating to MRMKTLACCRRRPQDFSVDMDQEPEKVTTYNGLESCIFNSSSYDEDSGVSATTGPDGCVTADSLEDEASSCSSSKDVDGSSFSSQCLPLSKQEEHSLYELDTLDAIHLLPVKGKNPITYTLSAADIEIMKEKFAKLLLGDDVSGGARGVCAALALSNGITNLSATIFGELWKLEPLCEEKKIRWRKEMDWLLSPTTYMVELVPTKQNGADGCMFEIMTPKARSDVHVNLPALQKLDSMLIEVLDSMVDTEYWYVESGSRSGGQGKNNGERQTKKWWLPSPCVPEQGLSQFQRKRIVFQAKLVHQILKAAKSINEQVLLQIPIPMAVMDALPKSGRSSLGEDLYHAITTDYIPIEEIFVSLSLKTEHSVLETMNRLEGALFAWNQRISEERSRRSPARHSWKFMKDSSSELEKMSACIERVETLIQLLKSRFPNLPPTFIDVVKVQYNEDVGHAIVEAYSRVLVGVAFSILSRVAEIMLEDDLVKKPNTPMASLKFDLSSDVYLAGITETPPGHIRRSLMDQISMVDGRFDAVVKKRGAKQLMW from the exons atgaggatgaagacgcTGGCCTGCTGCCGGCGGCGGCCGCAGGACTTCAGCGTCGACATGGACCAAGAGCCGGAAA AGGTGACGACATACAATGGCCTCGAGAGCTGCATTTTCAATAGTTCCTCATATGATGAGGATAGTGGCGTTAGTGCAACAACAGGGCCGGATGGCTGTGTCACCGCTGATTCCCTTGAAGATGAAGCTTCAAGTTGCTCCTCCAGCAAAGATGTTGATGGCTCTTCCTTCTCTTCCCAATGCCTTCCATTGAGCAAGCAGGAGGAGCATTCACTTTATGAGTTGGATACGCTCGATGCTATCCATCTACTCCCTGTCAAAGGGAAGAACCCAATCACATATACGTTGAGTGCTGCTGATATCGAAATCATGAAGGAGAAGTTTGCAAAGCTACTGCTTGGTGATGACGTTTCTGGAGGTGCCAGAGGAGTTTGCGCTGCTCTGGCCTTGTCCAATGGCATAACCAATCTCTCAG CCACTATTTTTGGAGAGCTGTGGAAGTTGGAACCattgtgtgaggaaaaaaagatcaGGTGGCGGAAGGAAATGGACTGGTTGCTTTCTCCTACGACCTACATGGTCGAGCTGGTACCCACAAAGCAAAATGGAGCAGATGGGTGCATGTTTGAG ATTATGACCCCGAAGGCCCGTTCAGACGTTCATGTGAACCTTCCTGCTCTACAGAAGCTTGATTCCATGCTAATT GAAGTTCTGGACTCAATGGTGGACACGGAGTATTGGTACGTGGAGAGTGGCAGCCGATCAGGTGGCCAGGGCAAAAATAATGGTGAAAGACAGACCAAAAAGTGGTGGCTTCCATCCCCTTGTGTCCCTGAACAAGGGCTATCTCAGTTTCAGCGAAAAAGGATTGTGTTTCAGGCTAAACTTGTTCATCAAATCCTCAAAGCTGCCAAGTCTATCAACGAACAAGTCCTGCTTCAGATCCCTATTCCCATGGCTGTTATGGACGCCCTTCCAAAG TCTGGCAGATCTAGCTTGGGGGAAGACCTGTACCATGCCATAACCACGGACTATATTCCCATCGAAGAAATCTTTGTTTCTCTGAGTCTGAAAACCGAGCATAGCGTGCTGGAGACCATGAACCGGTTAGAAGGTGCACTGTTTGCATGGAACCAAAGGATCTCAGAGGAGAGAAGCAGGAGGTCCCCTGCACGGCATTCGTGGAAGTTCATGAAGGACAGCTCGTCGGAGCTGGAGAAGATGTCGGCGTGCATCGAAAGGGTCGAGACCCTCATCCAGCTCTTGAAGTCCAGATTCCCCAACCTGCCTCCGACGTTCATCGACGTTGTGAAGGTCCAGTATAACGAG GACGTGGGGCACGCCATCGTGGAGGCCTACTCGAGGGTTCTTGTGGGGGTGGCGTTCAGCATACTGTCTCGGGTGGCGGAGATCATGCTGGAGGACGACCTGGTGAAGAAGCCCAACACGCCCATGGCCTCCCTCAAGTTCGACCTCTCCTCCGACGTGTACCTGGCGGGCATCACGGAGACGCCGCCCGGCCACATCCGGCGGTCCCTCATGGACCAGATCAGCATGGTCGACGGCCGCTTCGACGCCGTCGTCAAGAAGAGAGGGGCCAAGCAGCTCATGTGGTGA